The Carnobacterium divergens genome includes a window with the following:
- a CDS encoding WxL domain-containing protein: MKLTKLAVVGITTATLLSVAAPALAAETTVGTPAAPKSSVKYVPSEGDNDVTVPDTKPPVIVGPDEPGGQGQVMIVSAPKFNFGEQELTTKTRDYSAKITKLKKLDSVDEYRLMPPLVQISDTSGRSNADAKWALNVSMSNFIGADKSELAGATIKIGGGAKVYNSVVAADSATDGSGLVAVPNVDGLNWKKGVVLSSTATELLSAKNGKGNALTSYVMDSAYTGDKVYAETDTFDDVQLNVPGSTVKAVQTYEATVTWALSLTPEA; the protein is encoded by the coding sequence ATGAAATTAACAAAATTAGCAGTAGTAGGAATCACAACCGCAACATTATTAAGCGTAGCAGCGCCAGCATTAGCAGCAGAAACAACTGTAGGAACACCAGCTGCACCAAAATCAAGTGTAAAGTATGTCCCAAGTGAAGGGGACAACGATGTGACGGTTCCAGATACAAAACCACCAGTAATTGTAGGTCCAGATGAACCAGGTGGACAAGGTCAAGTGATGATTGTAAGTGCTCCTAAGTTTAATTTTGGTGAGCAAGAATTAACAACAAAAACAAGAGATTATTCAGCAAAAATAACAAAATTAAAAAAACTTGATTCTGTAGATGAATACCGTTTAATGCCTCCATTGGTTCAAATCTCAGATACCTCTGGTCGTTCGAATGCAGATGCTAAATGGGCATTAAATGTGTCTATGTCTAACTTTATTGGAGCAGATAAATCAGAATTAGCTGGCGCAACAATCAAAATTGGCGGAGGCGCTAAAGTCTATAACAGTGTGGTTGCAGCAGATAGTGCAACAGATGGATCTGGTCTTGTGGCAGTACCGAATGTTGACGGTTTAAACTGGAAAAAAGGAGTTGTCTTGTCTTCAACAGCAACAGAGCTTTTATCAGCTAAGAACGGAAAAGGGAATGCATTGACGTCGTACGTAATGGACAGTGCTTACACAGGAGATAAGGTATACGCTGAAACCGATACCTTTGATGATGTTCAATTAAACGTACCAGGATCAACTGTTAAAGCAGTTCAAACTTATGAAGCAACAGTGACATGGGCATTGAGCCTAACACCTGAAGCATAA
- a CDS encoding DUF916 and DUF3324 domain-containing protein, with product MKNKLSIVIIALAIISSTFSIQPKRAVADGQSDANKSEPTSISISANLPDNQINKDQSYFDLLMKPGQEQELEVVLRNSTDKDLTMIASANSAVTNDNGVVDYSFSKPKADSTLKVPLSQIAVIEKETVVPAKSDKIVKVHVKMPNEPIEGVIAGGIYLQQKEDTNQKNAGDGGVQIKNKYVYVMGIQLREKEDISQLVADMKLDKKKIKPKQVNYRNVLGINLQNTEPVYIRNLTVDAKIYKKGSQEVLHESKQESLKMAPNSNFNYGVSWENQEFKAGKYRAKVTAHSEDYNKDWSWDEEFTITKKEAEVLNKEAVELEVAPTPWWVYVLIGLGIAFLLLLILYLIKRYIDKKKEAKRKEEARARKRRRAQKEKQRAASDAKRKSKKVNE from the coding sequence GTGAAAAATAAACTATCCATAGTAATCATCGCTTTAGCGATCATCAGTTCCACTTTTAGCATACAACCTAAACGGGCAGTTGCCGATGGACAGTCGGATGCAAATAAATCCGAACCAACTAGTATTTCAATATCTGCTAATTTACCTGATAACCAAATCAATAAAGATCAATCTTATTTTGATTTACTAATGAAACCGGGTCAAGAACAAGAGTTAGAAGTCGTGTTACGCAATTCGACAGATAAGGATTTAACGATGATAGCCTCAGCCAATTCTGCTGTTACAAACGACAATGGAGTGGTTGACTATAGTTTCAGTAAACCAAAAGCCGATTCAACTTTAAAAGTACCCTTATCGCAAATTGCTGTTATTGAAAAAGAAACTGTTGTACCAGCTAAATCAGATAAAATTGTAAAAGTTCATGTGAAAATGCCAAATGAACCCATCGAAGGAGTCATTGCTGGTGGGATTTACTTGCAACAAAAAGAAGATACAAATCAGAAAAACGCAGGTGATGGTGGCGTTCAAATAAAAAATAAATACGTTTATGTAATGGGGATTCAGTTAAGAGAAAAAGAAGACATAAGCCAGTTAGTAGCGGACATGAAATTAGATAAAAAGAAAATTAAACCTAAGCAAGTTAATTACCGCAATGTACTTGGAATCAATCTTCAAAATACTGAACCGGTTTATATTCGTAATTTAACCGTGGATGCAAAAATTTACAAAAAAGGCAGCCAAGAAGTGTTGCATGAATCAAAACAAGAAAGCTTAAAGATGGCCCCTAATTCCAACTTTAATTACGGAGTGAGTTGGGAAAATCAAGAATTTAAAGCTGGTAAATATCGTGCAAAAGTAACGGCTCATTCAGAAGACTACAATAAAGATTGGTCTTGGGACGAAGAATTTACTATCACTAAAAAAGAAGCAGAGGTCTTAAATAAAGAAGCTGTGGAATTGGAAGTCGCTCCGACTCCTTGGTGGGTATATGTCTTAATTGGTCTAGGAATTGCATTCTTATTATTGTTAATTTTATATTTGATTAAGCGTTATATTGATAAGAAAAAAGAAGCAAAACGAAAAGAAGAAGCACGGGCACGTAAACGAAGACGCGCACAAAAAGAAAAACAAAGAGCAGCATCGGATGCAAAAAGAAAGTCTAAAAAAGTAAACGAGTAA
- a CDS encoding WxL domain-containing protein, with translation MKLTSMVGIIAIGIVLTPEMTVLAAPTTNSKVIFSEGEVTGDIVRPDDAAGELIIPQPEGVKPTGSLAITYAPSFDFGEQKISTKKETYFAKSMLFYDKKDTGKNNPKYMPSILAVEDARGSKAGWTVSLSASPFVGNTPETSQKILKNATITFLMGKQVYNTADPDPGELVIDGRYDVHEADGDIVIETSGTQLNPIPAPKDILTAFSGQGAAGTRVVFNQLYTGTLSSDKPSVWTKDTLNSNIVLTVPPSAGAEKNVQYTSDLTWELTAAPK, from the coding sequence ATGAAGTTAACAAGTATGGTAGGAATAATCGCAATTGGAATAGTGCTCACTCCTGAAATGACTGTCTTAGCTGCACCGACAACAAATAGTAAAGTGATTTTTTCAGAAGGTGAAGTTACGGGAGATATCGTTCGACCAGATGACGCTGCTGGGGAACTAATTATTCCTCAACCAGAGGGAGTAAAACCCACAGGTTCGCTTGCGATTACTTATGCACCGTCTTTTGATTTTGGGGAACAAAAAATTTCAACAAAAAAAGAAACCTACTTTGCAAAAAGTATGTTGTTTTACGATAAAAAAGACACTGGGAAGAATAATCCAAAGTATATGCCTAGCATTTTAGCAGTAGAAGACGCAAGAGGTTCAAAAGCAGGATGGACAGTAAGCTTATCAGCAAGTCCGTTTGTAGGAAATACCCCTGAAACAAGTCAAAAGATTTTAAAAAACGCAACAATTACTTTTTTAATGGGAAAACAGGTCTATAATACGGCTGACCCAGATCCTGGAGAATTAGTAATTGATGGTCGTTACGATGTTCATGAAGCAGATGGAGATATTGTTATTGAGACTAGTGGAACCCAACTAAATCCGATACCAGCACCTAAAGATATTTTAACAGCATTTTCAGGTCAAGGAGCAGCGGGAACAAGAGTAGTTTTTAATCAGCTTTATACGGGAACTTTAAGTAGTGATAAGCCAAGCGTTTGGACAAAGGACACATTAAATTCAAATATAGTCTTGACAGTTCCACCATCTGCTGGAGCAGAAAAGAATGTTCAATATACTTCAGATTTGACATGGGAACTAACAGCAGCACCAAAGTAA
- a CDS encoding DUF916 and DUF3324 domain-containing protein, translated as MNKSIKKWIQILMILFVAGSFPMIGEANEQGLGFSIRPIHPDNQLDKNQTYFDLKMEPNQVQELEVMIRNNTDQEIIVEASVNAAITNLNGILDYSWNLEKAKELAKNYNQHTSTEKIDVNQIKYDSSLKMPLPSLITSEKEIKVPAQSELPYKMQVTMPEKSFDGIILGGVRFTQQETTVKETASDKGVQIKNKFAYSLGIQLRETDELVMPDLKLDQKKIKANSVNGHTGVTINLQNPAKTLMRDLEVKMTVYQKGSQKKLISSTKKGLKMAPNSNFDYGIDWNNQPLRAGNYTVKALIENHAIDGEPSELNKKWEFEETFTITKKEAKKINDQAVDLDEPTISWWLYVVIGLLGVLILLMAVIIARNHFDKTKEVQKKQDLNRKKQQLNQKKRIKASSKKSKIKRKE; from the coding sequence GTGAATAAAAGCATTAAAAAATGGATACAGATACTCATGATTTTATTTGTAGCGGGTAGTTTTCCTATGATTGGAGAGGCAAATGAACAAGGTTTAGGATTTTCCATTCGACCGATTCATCCTGATAATCAATTAGATAAAAATCAAACCTATTTTGATTTGAAAATGGAACCGAATCAAGTTCAAGAGCTTGAGGTAATGATTCGTAACAATACAGATCAAGAAATCATTGTTGAAGCCAGTGTTAATGCAGCTATAACTAATTTAAATGGGATTCTTGATTACAGCTGGAATTTAGAAAAAGCAAAAGAGCTAGCAAAGAATTATAATCAGCACACATCAACAGAAAAAATAGATGTCAATCAAATTAAATATGACTCTTCTTTAAAAATGCCTTTACCAAGTCTGATAACGAGTGAAAAAGAAATTAAGGTTCCAGCACAATCAGAGTTGCCTTATAAAATGCAAGTAACAATGCCAGAGAAATCTTTTGATGGAATTATTTTAGGTGGCGTACGATTTACACAGCAAGAGACTACAGTAAAAGAAACTGCTTCAGATAAAGGTGTACAAATTAAAAATAAATTTGCTTATTCTCTTGGTATTCAATTACGAGAAACAGATGAATTAGTGATGCCAGACCTTAAATTAGATCAAAAAAAAATAAAAGCGAATTCTGTTAATGGACATACCGGCGTGACAATCAACTTGCAAAATCCTGCAAAGACATTAATGCGAGATCTTGAAGTGAAAATGACTGTTTATCAAAAAGGAAGTCAAAAAAAGTTAATCAGCTCAACAAAAAAAGGGTTAAAAATGGCTCCTAATTCTAATTTTGATTATGGGATTGATTGGAACAATCAACCATTGCGGGCGGGAAACTATACCGTCAAAGCTTTAATCGAAAATCACGCAATTGATGGAGAGCCAAGTGAACTGAATAAGAAGTGGGAATTTGAAGAAACTTTTACAATTACAAAAAAAGAAGCAAAAAAAATAAATGATCAAGCGGTTGATTTAGATGAACCTACAATCAGCTGGTGGCTATATGTCGTAATTGGCTTGCTGGGAGTTCTTATTTTATTGATGGCAGTCATTATTGCCAGAAATCATTTTGATAAGACAAAAGAAGTTCAAAAGAAACAAGATTTAAATCGAAAAAAACAACAATTGAATCAGAAAAAACGGATAAAAGCATCCTCTAAAAAATCGAAAATTAAAAGAAAGGAGTGA
- a CDS encoding helix-turn-helix domain-containing protein, which produces MIPLFDKGNKSRFLLFKHLLYKNRSCSLIELSHNTAISKNSVLKHIDQIQLDLNTFYPSNELAILKSKEGFRLLNKTQLPTNFLVDQIKLFYLQKSLKYQVLEELIIHGASSVEALSVNLYISIPNTYKKLKELEPILEEFHLTIKFGTKLTSNLIGAEKDIRAFIFYFFWNAYKGIEPFRDCNEIDTTHLKLDYSETILEKHSALNRMSSLITLCSWRIKDKGTLIDLDPEMQLIFQQFSRINDVSPDLEHSIPTLNSTHLEREKLYFNYMARLHVGNLDSPQQKRQIALLLLELDTKLISLSKELLEQFIDYFNLELTFDERLFYFYYVVSLQLYLFYVEIYPEKLMLTPIAIPDTLTNDDYISSISREIKKFCQQFLQTTAFKKEFTFDSHLAPIAHSMFYFLLEFKHSFKLKIYIQYSKKNYGEELIESKIFQLFSREHLDVTSKISEADFIISDSYETNHYDTPLFYIEDIFNPQIWKVLIDKIQQLLFLKSFNK; this is translated from the coding sequence ATGATTCCCTTATTTGACAAAGGAAACAAAAGCAGATTTTTGCTATTCAAACACCTTTTATATAAAAATCGTTCTTGCTCATTGATTGAGCTTTCCCATAATACCGCAATCTCAAAAAATTCAGTTTTAAAACATATCGACCAAATTCAACTTGACCTAAACACCTTCTACCCGTCAAATGAACTTGCTATCCTAAAAAGTAAGGAAGGCTTTCGTCTGTTAAACAAGACACAGCTTCCCACTAATTTTTTAGTGGATCAAATCAAATTATTTTATTTGCAAAAGTCATTGAAATATCAAGTGCTCGAGGAGTTGATTATTCATGGTGCTTCTTCTGTCGAAGCCCTAAGCGTCAATCTGTACATCAGTATCCCTAATACGTATAAGAAATTGAAAGAGCTTGAACCCATTCTTGAAGAGTTTCATTTAACGATAAAATTTGGGACTAAACTAACCAGTAATTTAATTGGTGCTGAAAAAGATATTCGTGCTTTTATTTTTTACTTCTTTTGGAATGCTTACAAAGGGATTGAACCTTTTCGTGATTGCAACGAGATTGACACTACCCATCTAAAACTTGATTATTCTGAGACCATTTTAGAAAAACACTCTGCCCTTAATCGAATGTCTTCCCTTATTACCTTATGTTCATGGCGGATTAAAGACAAGGGCACTTTGATTGATTTGGACCCAGAAATGCAACTGATTTTTCAACAGTTTTCACGTATAAATGATGTTTCTCCTGATTTAGAACATTCTATTCCGACTCTGAATTCAACGCATTTAGAAAGAGAAAAGCTTTACTTTAATTACATGGCGCGACTCCATGTAGGCAACCTTGATTCTCCCCAGCAAAAAAGACAAATCGCTTTGCTTCTTTTAGAACTTGATACAAAACTCATCAGCTTAAGCAAAGAACTGCTTGAACAGTTTATTGACTACTTTAATCTAGAACTTACATTTGATGAACGTTTATTTTATTTTTATTATGTTGTTTCTCTTCAACTCTATCTTTTTTATGTTGAAATCTATCCTGAAAAATTAATGTTAACGCCTATTGCGATTCCCGACACATTAACAAATGATGATTATATAAGCAGCATTAGTCGGGAAATCAAGAAATTTTGCCAACAATTTTTACAAACGACTGCCTTCAAAAAAGAATTTACTTTTGACTCTCATTTAGCTCCTATTGCTCATTCAATGTTTTATTTTTTATTGGAATTTAAACATTCTTTTAAATTAAAAATCTACATTCAATACTCTAAGAAAAATTATGGAGAAGAATTAATTGAATCCAAGATTTTTCAATTGTTTTCAAGAGAACATTTAGACGTCACCTCAAAGATTAGTGAAGCTGATTTTATTATTTCAGATAGCTACGAAACAAATCATTATGATACTCCTCTTTTTTATATAGAAGATATTTTCAATCCTCAAATTTGGAAAGTTTTAATAGACAAAATTCAACAATTGCTTTTTCTTAAATCCTTTAATAAGTAA
- a CDS encoding recombinase family protein, producing the protein MAVIGYMRVSTQHQKFDSQQSALEKYGVDKLFQEYESGRKRERSELNKALKLLKEGDTFVIFKLDRLARGTKQLLTLMEMFEEKKINFVSIENNIDTSTPMGKLMFTIMSAFAEMEADLIRERILAGLSAAKEKGVTLGRPVQFEKINHALNLYQFTSLSIDEISEECQLSKQTIYTHCKKNSISRKKKKLLTS; encoded by the coding sequence ATGGCGGTTATTGGATATATGCGTGTGAGTACGCAACATCAAAAATTTGATTCGCAGCAAAGTGCGTTGGAGAAATACGGTGTAGATAAATTATTTCAAGAGTATGAAAGTGGCCGAAAAAGAGAGCGAAGTGAACTGAATAAAGCATTAAAGCTTCTTAAAGAAGGTGACACGTTCGTTATTTTTAAATTGGATCGTTTAGCAAGAGGAACCAAGCAATTACTGACGTTGATGGAGATGTTTGAAGAAAAAAAGATTAATTTTGTTAGCATTGAAAACAATATTGATACATCGACACCGATGGGGAAATTGATGTTTACCATCATGAGTGCTTTTGCTGAAATGGAAGCAGACTTGATACGAGAACGAATTTTAGCGGGACTTTCAGCAGCTAAAGAAAAAGGTGTTACTTTAGGGAGACCCGTTCAATTTGAAAAAATCAATCATGCCTTAAATTTGTACCAATTTACTTCATTAAGTATTGATGAGATTTCAGAAGAGTGTCAATTGTCCAAACAAACGATTTATACACATTGCAAAAAAAACTCCATTTCACGGAAAAAAAAGAAATTGTTGACGAGTTAA
- a CDS encoding serine hydrolase, protein MNEATPGDIRDTSTPKEIALDLKKLAIDHKLPTDKLEFYKKQLIENTTGSKLIRAGVPSDVIVGDKSGAGSYGTRNDIAVLYPPNRKPIVLVIFSNKEQQESDYNDELIAETAKIVSDDFNL, encoded by the coding sequence TTGAACGAAGCTACCCCAGGTGATATCAGAGATACTAGTACACCAAAAGAAATTGCGCTAGACTTAAAAAAATTAGCTATTGATCACAAACTTCCAACAGACAAACTAGAATTTTATAAAAAACAGCTGATAGAAAATACTACTGGAAGTAAGCTAATACGTGCCGGTGTTCCATCAGATGTGATCGTAGGCGATAAATCAGGAGCTGGTTCATACGGGACTCGCAATGATATTGCTGTGTTGTATCCGCCCAATAGAAAGCCTATCGTTTTGGTTATTTTTTCAAATAAAGAACAACAAGAAAGTGACTATAATGATGAATTAATTGCTGAAACGGCTAAAATTGTTAGTGATGATTTCAATTTATAG
- a CDS encoding GyrI-like domain-containing protein, with the protein MSKTIHGLKIRTTNQQLHPILDLWSRVPNMELKGAIYAVYFNYESDFTGGYDLLVGNETAKFEETILLNDGNYLEIPVKTASPSGVGEAWQKIWRDAKINQVRTYQTDFEYYAEDGSIKIFLSI; encoded by the coding sequence ATGAGCAAAACAATTCATGGGTTGAAAATCAGAACAACGAATCAACAACTCCATCCCATTCTCGACTTATGGAGCCGCGTTCCAAATATGGAACTCAAAGGCGCTATCTATGCTGTTTATTTTAACTATGAGAGTGATTTCACTGGCGGTTATGATCTTTTAGTAGGAAATGAAACAGCAAAATTTGAAGAAACCATTCTACTAAATGATGGGAATTATCTAGAAATCCCTGTTAAAACTGCTTCGCCATCAGGCGTCGGTGAAGCTTGGCAAAAAATTTGGCGCGATGCAAAGATAAACCAAGTTCGTACCTATCAAACAGATTTTGAATATTATGCTGAGGATGGCAGCATTAAAATTTTCCTTTCTATATAG
- a CDS encoding DUF1622 domain-containing protein, with protein MLILVLNTLSILVIVWGVLLAMIDFTKTIIFPYSRNDTVYRNNVIKNQLGSYILFGLEILIAADIIESILNPTLDDMIMLASIVVIRTVISYFLTKEIESNEKNA; from the coding sequence ATGCTAATTTTAGTTTTAAATACCTTATCCATTTTAGTCATTGTTTGGGGTGTATTATTAGCGATGATAGATTTTACTAAAACAATCATCTTCCCTTATTCAAGAAACGATACCGTTTACCGCAATAATGTGATCAAAAATCAATTAGGCTCTTATATTTTATTTGGTTTAGAAATTTTGATTGCTGCAGATATTATTGAATCCATTTTAAACCCAACATTAGATGATATGATTATGTTGGCATCGATTGTTGTCATTCGAACGGTCATTTCCTATTTCTTAACAAAAGAAATTGAATCTAACGAAAAAAATGCTTAG
- a CDS encoding S-ribosylhomocysteine lyase → MEKMNVESFNLDHTKVKAPYVRLAGKKAGNNGDIIYKYDVRFKQPNKEHMEMASLHSLEHLTAELIRNHADYIVDWSPMGCQTGFYLTVINHDNYNEILDVLEATMKDVLVATEVPASNEIQCGWAASHTLIGAQELAEEFLAKRAEWEIVFAS, encoded by the coding sequence ATGGAAAAAATGAATGTTGAGAGTTTTAATTTAGACCATACAAAGGTCAAAGCCCCCTATGTTCGTCTTGCTGGAAAAAAAGCAGGCAACAATGGAGATATCATTTATAAATACGATGTGCGTTTTAAGCAACCCAATAAAGAACACATGGAAATGGCAAGTTTGCATTCATTAGAGCATCTAACTGCTGAGTTGATTCGCAATCATGCGGACTATATTGTTGACTGGAGTCCGATGGGATGCCAAACTGGTTTCTATTTAACAGTCATTAATCATGATAACTACAATGAAATTTTAGATGTTTTAGAAGCAACGATGAAAGATGTTTTAGTGGCTACAGAAGTTCCTGCCAGCAATGAAATCCAATGCGGTTGGGCTGCAAGTCATACATTGATAGGCGCTCAGGAATTAGCGGAAGAATTTTTAGCTAAACGAGCAGAATGGGAAATTGTCTTTGCATCATAA
- a CDS encoding class I SAM-dependent methyltransferase encodes MGREFLTVFSEWATDYDTFVEGKDPAYQAVFKNYKEILNQVVRRSGDSVLEFGIGTGNLTSLLLASGKRVFPIEPSLEMRQLAKEKLPADFVIYDGDLEEYPRPTFPIDTIVSTYVFHHLTDSEKQRALKDYYHQLTADGKIIFADTMFESTQAYQSAIENAEISGFYDLASDLKREYYPLISTMRDAFQKAGFTVSFEQMNDFVWLVEAQK; translated from the coding sequence ATGGGAAGAGAATTTTTAACTGTTTTTTCAGAATGGGCAACCGATTACGATACCTTTGTTGAAGGAAAGGATCCAGCTTATCAAGCTGTTTTTAAGAACTATAAAGAAATTTTAAATCAAGTAGTTCGCCGTAGTGGGGACTCTGTTTTAGAATTTGGAATTGGAACTGGAAATCTAACAAGCCTTTTATTAGCAAGTGGCAAACGGGTTTTTCCAATCGAACCTTCTTTAGAAATGCGCCAATTAGCAAAAGAGAAATTACCTGCTGATTTCGTTATTTATGATGGCGATTTAGAGGAGTATCCTCGCCCTACTTTTCCAATCGACACTATCGTTAGCACTTATGTTTTTCACCACTTAACAGATTCTGAAAAGCAACGTGCGTTGAAAGATTATTATCACCAATTAACAGCTGATGGAAAAATTATCTTTGCTGACACGATGTTTGAAAGTACTCAAGCGTATCAAAGCGCCATTGAAAATGCCGAAATATCGGGATTTTATGATTTAGCATCTGATTTAAAGCGTGAATACTATCCCTTAATTTCAACTATGAGAGACGCTTTTCAAAAGGCAGGCTTTACCGTTTCATTTGAACAAATGAACGACTTCGTTTGGCTTGTAGAAGCACAAAAATAA
- a CDS encoding cystathionine gamma-synthase, producing MKMKTKLIHGGISRDNYTGALSVPIYQVSTYAQKELGGEPEYEYSRSGNPTRFALEELIADLEEGIKGFAFGSGLAGIHTVFSLFEQGDHLIVGDDVYGGTFRLLNGVMKKQGLEFTIVDTSDLASLEKALTPSTKAIYLETPSNPLLKITDIAGVTAFAKKNNLISIVDNTFATPYNQRPLTLGADIVVHSGTKYLGGHSDVVAGLVATNRPEIAKEIGFLQNAIGGVLGPQDSWLLQRGIKTLGIRMDEHQVNALKIATFLEENAHVAKVYYPGLASHRGHAIAKKQSTGFSGIISFELTPGSSAKTFVESLQVFTLAESLGAVESLAEVPSIMTHSSIPKELREKAGIKDELIRLSVGLEDIDDLMEDVKQALALASR from the coding sequence ATGAAAATGAAAACCAAGTTAATCCACGGCGGAATCAGTCGTGACAACTATACAGGAGCACTTAGTGTGCCGATTTATCAAGTTTCTACCTATGCTCAAAAGGAGCTAGGCGGCGAACCAGAGTACGAATATTCTCGTTCTGGGAACCCAACTCGTTTTGCGTTGGAAGAATTGATTGCAGATTTAGAGGAAGGAATTAAAGGTTTTGCCTTTGGATCAGGTTTAGCAGGCATCCATACTGTGTTTTCGTTATTTGAACAAGGCGACCATTTGATTGTCGGCGACGACGTTTACGGTGGTACATTCCGCTTACTGAATGGCGTAATGAAGAAGCAAGGGCTTGAATTTACCATCGTGGATACAAGTGACCTTGCTTCTTTAGAAAAAGCTTTAACTCCATCAACAAAAGCCATTTATTTAGAAACGCCAAGCAATCCTCTTTTGAAAATCACGGATATCGCAGGTGTGACTGCCTTTGCTAAAAAAAATAATTTAATTAGCATTGTTGATAACACCTTTGCAACGCCTTATAATCAACGTCCGTTAACCTTAGGTGCTGATATTGTGGTGCATAGCGGAACGAAGTATCTTGGTGGACACAGTGACGTGGTGGCTGGATTGGTTGCAACTAATCGTCCTGAAATAGCAAAGGAAATCGGTTTTCTACAAAATGCAATCGGCGGCGTATTAGGACCTCAAGATAGCTGGTTGTTGCAAAGAGGGATTAAAACGCTAGGAATTCGCATGGACGAACACCAAGTCAATGCCTTGAAAATTGCGACCTTTTTAGAAGAGAATGCCCATGTCGCAAAAGTTTACTATCCGGGACTAGCTTCCCACCGAGGACACGCGATTGCTAAAAAACAATCAACAGGCTTTAGTGGAATTATTTCCTTTGAATTAACGCCAGGCTCTTCTGCCAAAACCTTCGTTGAAAGCTTACAAGTTTTTACACTTGCTGAAAGTTTAGGTGCAGTAGAAAGTCTTGCAGAAGTCCCTTCTATTATGACCCACTCTTCCATACCAAAAGAGCTACGAGAAAAAGCTGGCATCAAGGACGAATTGATTCGACTTTCTGTTGGATTGGAAGATATCGACGATTTAATGGAAGACGTGAAACAAGCGCTGGCGCTTGCTTCACGATAA
- a CDS encoding PLP-dependent cysteine synthase family protein encodes MLFHSVNELIGNTPLLEIKGFDVPQGTKIFAKLEMFNPGGSVKDRLGVKLIEGALTDGSLTTDSVIIEPTAGNTGIGLALAAQKHNIAVLFVVPEKFSEEKQALMKALGATIVHTPTKDGMAGAIKKAEALAKEMPNSFLPKQFENPNNPLTYYETLGPEIKHDLPTTPITSFVAGAGSGGTFSGTARYLKEIDSTTRTCIVEPVGSILNGGAPHGHDTEGIGMEFIPDFVDQTLFDEIYTISDEDAFYYVKALAKKAGLFVGSSSGAAFCACLKEAAILPAGSHIVTVFPDSSERYLSQKIYR; translated from the coding sequence ATGCTTTTTCACTCAGTAAATGAACTTATTGGAAATACACCACTTTTAGAAATCAAAGGCTTTGATGTTCCTCAGGGGACTAAAATCTTTGCTAAATTAGAAATGTTCAATCCTGGGGGCAGTGTTAAAGATCGTCTTGGAGTAAAGTTGATTGAAGGTGCCTTAACAGATGGTAGCCTAACAACAGACTCTGTGATTATTGAACCGACTGCTGGCAATACAGGAATTGGGTTAGCTTTAGCTGCTCAAAAACACAACATCGCTGTTTTATTTGTGGTGCCTGAAAAATTTAGCGAAGAAAAACAAGCTTTGATGAAAGCTCTTGGTGCAACAATTGTTCATACTCCAACTAAGGACGGTATGGCAGGAGCCATCAAAAAAGCCGAAGCGTTAGCAAAAGAGATGCCGAATAGCTTTTTACCAAAACAATTTGAAAATCCTAATAACCCTCTAACCTATTATGAAACATTAGGTCCTGAAATTAAGCACGATCTCCCAACAACACCCATCACTTCCTTTGTAGCTGGTGCGGGAAGTGGCGGTACTTTTTCAGGAACTGCTCGTTACTTAAAGGAAATCGATTCCACTACTCGAACTTGTATCGTTGAACCAGTGGGCTCTATCTTAAATGGTGGTGCGCCTCATGGACATGATACAGAAGGAATTGGAATGGAATTTATCCCAGATTTTGTCGATCAAACCTTATTTGATGAAATTTATACGATATCAGACGAAGATGCCTTCTATTATGTTAAAGCATTAGCTAAAAAAGCAGGTTTATTTGTCGGAAGCTCAAGCGGTGCCGCGTTTTGCGCCTGTCTGAAAGAGGCGGCAATTTTGCCTGCCGGAAGTCACATTGTGACCGTCTTTCCAGATAGTAGTGAACGTTATTTGAGTCAAAAAATATATCGTTAG